The sequence CACGCTCTGCTCCCGTACGGCCTGCCGATCGCCCTCGAACCGATAATGCCGGGCAACGACCTGTTCGCCGTCCGCCCAGGCGAGCCATACCGTGCCGACCGGTTTTGCCGGCGAGCCGCCACCCGGCCCCGCAACGCCGCTGACCGCGACGCCATAGCGCGCCCCGCTGGCATGCCGCGCGCCACGCACCATGGCCTCGACCACCTCGCGACTGACAGCGCCAACCTGGTCGAACAACTCTGCCGGGACGCCGAGCTGACGGGTTTTCTGCACGTTGGAATAGGTGACGAAGCCGGCCTCGAACCAGGCCGAGCTACCGGCGATACGGGTGATGGCTTCGGCGATACCGCCGCCGGTGCAGGACTCGGCGGTAGTCACCTGTGCGGATTGGGTCTGCAACGCGGCACCCAGCCTTGCAGCCAGATCGGTCAGGGACGACATTGAGCGCTCCGGATTACCAAAACACGTACCTTAGCAGGCCTTGCGCCGCGATGGCCCGGTCCGCCCGTCGTACCGCACGGGCTCTTTCGCATCGCCTTGGCGCCGGGTGCGAAGAACCGACAGGCACGCCTCGCTCCGCCGCCTCTTCACCTGTTTTCCCAATGCCGCTGCATTTCAAGAAACAGGAACGAAGCAGTCCAGGTGATCAGTACCAACCCCGTCAGCGCCTCGATGCCGACCAGGAATCTGATTGGCCCAACCGGATGGATGTCGCCGAAACCGAGCGTGGTGAAGGTCGTGAACGAAAAATAGACGCAGTCCATGAGGCTGCCGCTGAACTGCCCGGTCAGCTCGCCCCACCCTGGCACTCGACTCACGAAAAAATAGGCGAGGGCGAATATCCACACCTCTACCGCATGGGCCGCGAGCGTGCCGCAGACACCCAGAATCATTCCGACCCGATAGCTGCCCGGTGACCTGCCTTGGCGCAGCGACAGGCGGGACAGAAACTCGTAATGCACCGCCACTACCGTCACCACGAGAAACAGATTCACCAGCGAAACGATGATCAGATCAGGTGCCCAGTCCAGTGCTTGTGTCAGTTGTGTCATTTGCTCGATCCGTGTTGCTTGCCAACCCCAGGGGCAGATTCCCAGCCCCGTCTGGCGCATTTACGCATTGAGGGCAGTTCCGCATCGATACGGCGACAGCCCATGTTAACCTTGCCGGTTTGATCCAGCCGGCACAATCCAGCGCGGCCAGCCGATGGCCGAAACAGCCGCCGATGCCCATGGACAACGGCCGCCATCACTGCATCCCTTTTCAAGTATCCAACCCTATGTCGTCACAAGATCTGTCCCACCACACCCCAATGATGCAGCAATACTGGAAGCTCAAGCGCGAGCATCCGGATCAGCTGATGTTTTACCGCATGGGTGACTTCTATGAGCTTTTCTACGAAGACGCCAAGAAAGCGGCAAAGCTGCTGGACATCACGCTGACCGCTCGCGGGCAGTCCGGCGGCAAGGCCATTCCCATGGCCGGGATTCCGTTCCATTCGGCCGAAGGCTACCTCGGCCGACTGGTCAAGCTCGGCGAGTCGGTAGTGATCTGCGAGCAGATCGGCGATCCGGCGACCAGCAAAGGACCGGTGGAACGTCAGGTGGTACGCATCATCACTCCCGGTACGGTCAGTGACGAGGCGCTGCTCGACGAGCACCGCGACAACCTGCTGGCCGCCGTGGTGGGCGACGAGAAGCTGTTCGGGCTGTCGGTACTGGATATCACCAGCGGCCGCTTCAGTGTGCAGGAGTTCAGCGGCTGGGAAACCCTGCTGGCCGAAGTGGAACGCCTGAATCCCGCCGAGTTGATGATCCCGGATGACTGGCCGGCCAACCTGCCGGTCGAGAAACGACGCGGTGTGCGTCGGCGTGCTCCCTGGGATTTCGACCGTGACAGTGCATTCAAAGGTCTCTGCCAGCAGTTCGGCACCCAGGACCTGAAGGGTTTCGGCTGCGAAAAGCTGACCCTGGCCATTGGCGCCGCCGGGTGCCTGCTGACCTATGCCAAGGAAACCCAGCGCACCGCCCTGCACCACCTGCGCAGCCTGCACCACGAACGTCTCGACGACACTGTGGTGCTCGACGGTGCGACCCGCCGCAATCTGGAACTGGACATCAACCTCGCTGGCGGGCGCGACAACACCCTGCAATCGGTTGTCGACCGCTGCCAGACCGCCATGGGCAGCCGCCTGCTCAGCCGCTGGCTGAACCGCCCGCTGCGCGACCGCGGTGTGCTCGAAGCGCGCCAGGATTCGATCACCTGCCTGCTCGAACACTACCGCTACGAACGAATCCAGCCGCAGCTCAAGGAAATCGGCGACCTCGAACGCATTCTCGCGCGAATCGGTCTGCGTAACGCACGCCCACGCGACTTGGCGCGCCTGCGCGACGCACTCGCTGCCCTGCCTCAATTGCAGGCCGGCATGCAGGAGCTGGTGGCGGCGCACCTCACCGAGCTGGGCACGCGCATTGGCGTCTACCCAGAGTTGGCCCAACTGCTGGCCAAGGCGATCATCGACAACCCGCCGGCAGTCATCCGCGACGGGGGCGTGCTGAAAGCCGGTTACGACGCCGAGCTGGACGAATTGCAGTCGCTGTCCGAAAACGCCGGCCAGTATCTGATGGACCTGGAAACCCGCGAGAAAGCCCGAACCGGCCTGGCCAACCTCAAGGTCGGCTACAACCGCGTGCACGGTTACTTCATCGAGTTGCCCAGCAAGCAGGCTGAATCGGCACCGGCCGACTACATCCGTCGGCAGACGCTCAAGGGCGCCGAGCGTTTCATCACACCCGAACTGAAAGCGTTCGAAGACAAGGCCCTGTCAGCCAAAAGCCGTGCCCTGGCGCGCGAGAAGCAGCTCTACGACGAATTGCTCGAACGGCTCATCGGCCATTTGGCTCCGCTACAGGAAAGTGCTGCGGCACTGGCCGAGCTCGACGTACTGAGCAACCTGGCCGAACGTGCGCTTACGCTGGATCTCAACCGCCCACGTTTCGTCGAACACCCCTGCCTGCAGATCGACCAAGGCCGTCATCCCGTCGTCGAACAGGTCTTGCAGACGCCCTTCGTCGCCAACGATCTGGGCCTGGATGACGACACCCGCATGCTGGTCATTACCGGACCGAACATGGGCGGTAAATCCACCTACATGCGCCAGACCGCCTTGATCGTGCTGCTGGCGCAGATTGGCAGCTTCGTCCCGGCGAAAGCGTGCGAACTGTCGCTGGTCGATCGCATTTTCACCCGTATCGGCTCTTCCGACGACCTGGCCGGCGGTCGCTCGACCTTCATGGTGGAAATGAGCGAAACCGCCAACATCCTGCACAACGCCAGCGACCGCAGCCTGGTGCTGATGGATGAAGTCGGTCGCGGCACCAGCACCTTCGATGGCCTGTCTCTGGCGTGGGCGGCAGCCGAGCATCTGGCGCATCTGCGCGCGTTCACGCTGTTCGCGACGCATTATTTCGAGCTCACCGTGCTGCCGGAAAGCGAGCCGGTCGTCGCCAACGTGCATTTGTCGGCTACCGAACACAACGAGCGCATCGTCTTCCTTCACCACGTGTTGCCAGGGCCGGCCAGCCAGAGTTATGGCCTCGCGGTGGCGCAGTTGGCGGGCGTCCCGGGGTCGGTGATTCAGCGCGCACGCGACCATCTGTCGCGCCTGGAAACCACCAGCCTGGCCCATGAAACGCCGAAAATCCCGGCGGGTCAGCCCGCTCCACCAATGCAGAATGACCTGTTCGCGAGCCTGCCCCATCCAGTGATCGAGGAGCTGGGACGGGTCAATCCCGATGAGTTGACCCCGCGCCAGGCGCTGGACCTGCTATACAACCTGAAAACACGAATCTGACGGCTGCGAAAAAGCTGCTAGAATCGCGCGCATTTTTTGGATATATGCGGCATTGCCTGGTGCCGCTATAAGCCCGCCGAACGGGGGCGTCATTGCAACGCCACCCGACACGCCCGAGGAGATAGCTAGAAATGACCTTCGTCGTCACCGACAACTGCATCAAGTGCAAATACACCGACTGTGTGGAAGTCTGTCCGGTGGACTGCTTCTACGAAGGCCCGAATTTTCTGGTCATTCACCCGGACGAGTGCATCGATTGTGCGCTTTGCGAACCCGAATGCCCGGCCCAGGCGATCTTCTCGGAAGATGAAGTCCCCGACGAGCAGCAGGAGTTCATCGAGTTGAACGCCGACCTGGCGGAAGTCTGGCCGAACATCACCGAGAAGAAGGATGCCCTTCCGGACGCCGAAGAATGGGACGGCGTGAAGGACAAGCTCCAGTACCTGGAGCGGTGATCCACTGACGAGACAAAAAAATGCCCGCTGATGCGGGCATTTTCAATGGGGTTCGATCAGGTGCGATCGATGCCTTTCTTCAAGGTATCCTTGACGTCGCCCTTCACCTGCTGCGCATCGCCCTTGACTTCCTGGCGCTGGCCGTCCTGCCTCATGCGCTCGTTGCCGGTTGCCTCACCAACGCCCTGCTTCACCTTGCCGGCGGCTTCATTGAGGTTGCCTTTCATCTTGTCTTCAGTACTGCTCATGACTGTGGTCCTCTCTTCGTGGGTTACCTTCAGTGGACCGGACCGGCCGCCGGATAGTTTCGCTGGTCCGAGCAACGGTACCGGATCGCCATCCAGAGGCCGGGCTCAACCGTTGCGCGCTTTCACCAGCCGGTTGAACAAGGGCCGACCCGCCAGATGCAGAAACAGCGGCGCGCCCGCGATCAGGTAGAAGTAGTAGGTCACGAAGCGCCAGACGAGGATCGCTGCCGCCGCGGTGGATTTGCCCACCAGAGGCGTGAGCAATGCCGCCGATGCCAGTTCGGCACTGCCGGCGCCCCCCGGCAACAGACTCAATTGACCCGCGGTCAGTGCCAGCAACTGAACGATGAAGGTCCAGGCCCAGGCCAGTTGGCTGCCCAGGCCCTGCAACGTCAGATACAGCACGCTGTAGCGCAGCAGCCAATGCAGTGTCGTCAGCACGAAGACCCCGAACAGGATCGCCCGTGGCAACCGGAAGCACTCAAGCAGCGCGTTACGAAAACTCAGTACCTTGCGGGCCCAGTAGCGCTTGCGCACCGCTTTCATACCCAGCCGACCGACCAGCCAGCCGTTGAGCCGAAACACCTGTCGATGAAAGCGCCCGAGCAGCGCCAGCAGCACCATCAGCCCGATCAACAACGCTGCGCTGAAGCCGAGCAGACTGGCGATATAGGCATTGAGCGAGTGGGTCACCGCGTAGATCAGCACGCCAACCAATGCGCAGGCGAAAAACAGCAGATCGGTCAGTTGCTCCACCGCATAGGTGGCGGTGCCCTTGGCAGGCGGCACGCCCTGGCGCAGCAGCAAGGCCATCATCGTGAGCGGCCCCCCCGCGCCGCCAGGCGTGGCGCAGATGGCGAATTCGGTGGCAATGACGATGCCCAGCGCGCGACGCTGGCCGATCCGCCGCCGGCCGACCAGCAGACGCAGACGCAGCGCGTTGAGGTACCAGCCCACCAGAATCATGCCGAGCATGCCGACCAGCAACCACAGCGGGAAACGCATCAGCCGTTCGAACAGACCGCTCCCACCCAGCAGCAACGGAATCAGCGCCGCCACCACCAACGCCCCCAGCAGCAACCACCAGCGGCCATTCATGCCGCAGCGCTCGGGGTCAATACGTAACGGTTCAGCCAGTCGATCTTGGTCACCGGCTGACGCCCGTCTTTCAACAGGCGCGTCAGCAGATCCAGCCAGTATCGACGTGAAAACTCATGTCGCATATCCACCGGGTGCAGGCCCAGGCGCAGCACCGGGGCGCCCCGATGGCGAGCGAACGTTCGCTCGCTGATCAGCCGCGACATACCCCGACGCCAGGCACTGCGCGCGCTCCAGACGAACCCTGGCGCGTCGATGGCGGCGTAATCGGGAAGCAGGTAGAGGTGCCCAGGATCGCTGGTGTAGGTCAGCCCGGTCTTCGCCAGTGCCGCCCGGGCGCCCGGCCCCAGCAACCACGCAGGCGCCACGAACCCATGAAGCGGCCATTGCCGGCGCGCGAACAGCGCCATGCCCTGCCGCAATCGCCGCGCCGCCTCAGCCTCATCCAGTGAGTAGAATTCTCCCTCATGGGTGAAGACGCGCCGCATGAACCAGTCCCGCGGCGAGCGCGGCGCCGGCGATTCGTCGGCATGGTAGCAACCATGCAGTACCAGCTCGTCGCCGCGGCCCAACCGTTGATCCAGCATGCGGCAGAAGCCAGGGTGCCGTTCCAGGTCATTGCGGCGATGAAAGTCCGGCACCACCAACCAGGAAACAGGGATATCGCCCAGCGCATCGACGGCCTGGACAAAGGGCCGGTAATCAGGCCAGGTTTCCGGCGCCACGTCGTGCAGTACCAGCATCAGGCTGCGATCAGCCATGCACGGCGACCGGCAGATCCGCGGTGCCGAGCACCGCATGGTAATGCGCGAGCAAACCGGCGACCACGGCGTCCCAGGCGTGATGCGCCTCGACGTGCTGTCGGGCCTGGGCGCCGAGCAGACGCGGATCATCTTCGAAAAGCTCGCGCACGGTTTGCGCCATCGCCGGGGCGTCAAGCGGTCGGCACAGACGCCCGGTATGGAACGGCACCAACTCGGGCAGCGCACCGGCGCGCGCGGCGATCACGGGAATCCCGCTGGCCATGGCTTCCAGCGCGACCAGGCCGAACGTCTCTTGATTGCCCGCGTGCAGCAGCACATCGCAGCTGGCCATGTAGCGCGCCACTTCGGAGGCCGGGCAAAAACGATCGATCACCGATACGTTGTCCGGCACCCGGTGCGGCATGCTCGAGCCCACCAGCAGCAAGTGATAGGGCTTGCCGAGCAACCGGGCCGTGTCCAGCAGGACGTCGATGTTCTTTTCCCTGGAGCCCCGACCGGCGAAGACCATCAGCCGCGTGTCGTCGTCCAACCCCAGCGTCCGACGAATATTCGGGTCTCGGCGGTCTGGACGGAAGGTTTCCAGATCCACCCCCAGCGGCTGCACGTAGACATTCCCGACGCCCAATTCCTGAAGCTTCTGCGCCATGACCCGGCTCGGTGCCAGTACTCGGTCGAAACTGCCGTACAACCGGGAGACATAGCCATTCATGTTGGTGCCAAGCCAACCGCCAATGCGGTTGCTGACCAGCAAAGGCAGGTCGGAGTGATAGAACCCGATCACCGGAACGTCGAGGCGGCGTCCGGCATCCAGCGCGGCCCAGGCTGTCATGTAGGGATCGCCGACCTCGATCACATCGGGACGCAGGACCCGCAACTGGTTGCGCCAGGGTGCGCGCCGAACCGGGAATCGATAACCCTTGCCGAACGGCAGCGCGGGCGCGGGAATCTGGTAGATGCCACCGTCGTGGCTGTAGCTGCCGCCGGGTACGAGAATGCTGTGACGAACGCCCGAGTACAGTTGCAGGCGGCGGTGCTTGGCCTCGAGGTAAGTCCGCACCCCCCCACTGGCGGGTGCGTAGAACATGGTCATGTCGGCGATATGCAAAATGGAGCGTCTCCGTGAGGTCTCGATGCAGAGTCTTCGAAGACGAATACCGGTCGGGGATCGAGCCAGCCCCCCGACAAGCCAAGGCCGGGGCGTTCGTCCTGAAAGATTCTGCAATGAAATCAATGGACCACCGAGCCAGACGGTTGTTCGCAGACGCATTCGGCAAGTCGACAGCTGACGCTTGGCGTCAGCTATCGAGGCGCTTGTCCCCTTCATTCTTGCCTTCGGTGGAGGCATGCTCGATCACAGCGTTCATCTCCGCGCCGAACAGCAGTACCGCGGCGGAGATATAGAAGTAGAGCAACAGCACGATGACGGCTCCGATACTTCCATAGGTGGCGTCGTAGTTACCGAAGTTCTGCACGTAGATGCCGAAACCCACCGAGGCGGCAATCCAGACGATCACCGCCAGTACCGATCCCGGCGTGATGAAACGAAACTCCTGCTCGACGTCCGGCGTGACGTAGTACAGCAAGGCGACGACGAGCATCATCAGGATCACGATGACCGGCCAACGCAGCCAGGTCCACAGCGTCACGACGATCTCCTTCAAACCGACCTGGGACGCGAGCCACTCCATGACCTGCGGACCGGTCACCATCAGGCCCGCCGTCGCGAGCAGGATCAGCGCGAGGCCGATGGTATAGACGACCGCCAACAGCATCAGCTTCCAGGTCGGGCGCCCCTCCTGCACGTCGTATGCCTTGTTCATGGCGTTCATCAACGATCGCACGCCAATCGAGGCCGACCACAGTGCGATGAGGATCCCCACCGACAGCAAGCCGCTTTTCTGCGCCTGCATCTCATCGATCACCGGGTTGACCAGCTCCAGCGCATCCGGCGGCAACACCAGCGAGACCTGCTCTCGCAGCCAGGCGAAGAAATTCTGCAGATCCAGCATGCCCAGCATGGCAATCAGAAACAGCAGAAACGGAAACAGCGAAAAGATCGCCCGATAGGCCAACGCTGACGCATAGGTCGTCATATCGTCATTGCTGAATTCCCTGAAGGTGCGTTTCAACAACTCGAAACCGCCGATGCCCCGCGTCTCCAGCAATGCCATTGCGTTACCCCCGAGCGAACAGAACCAGACCCAATTAAAAATGGGACGACCAGCCTCTACAAGAGTTCGCACCCGCCGGGCCAGCGGTCGCTCCAGCGACCCAGCGACAGGTTCGAAGCAGCCTCAGGCGTAGCGGCCGGCCACTCGGCGGCATCAGCTGAACGCAGCCGTCCCTGTCCGCCAAGGAACTTTCAGCCGTGACAACGCTCTTGATGGAGTCTCCCGTTCAGCCCTTCGCTGACCAAGGCACGAGCGCCCGGCGCGATGATCGGTGCAGGCGGCGGGCTCCGTCCCGAACCCTGGCTCGCTCCGGCGATAGCCGCCCGGACTCGCCAGACATGGCTTACGTCGTTTTTACGACCGCAGGAGCATTGAATGAAATCGGCATATGCAACGGACGCCCCACAGACAGGAATCAAAGCCGACCTCTTCAAATACGCCAGGCTGGTTTTCACCAAAGGCAGCGGGGCTGCCGCTACGCTCGGCCTTAACATCCTGTTGGCACGCCTGCTCATACCCGAGCTGGCCGGTACGGTGTTTTTCTGCGTGGCACTGGGCATCTTCCTGTCGCTGGTCGCCCGGCTGGGGCTGGACATCGCGTGCCTGAAGAACATTTCCTCTTTAAGCGATGGCCAGCAGCGCCAATACTTCCACCGCGCGCTCGGGCTGGCCGCACTGATGAACGTTCCCGCCTGCCTGATCGGCCTCGTGGTGGTGTATTTTTCCAAGACCACCCAAGCGCATTTTACTCATGCCGCGGTTCTCTTCGCCGTCACCGCCCTGGGTCTTTCATTGCTGAGCATCGCCAGCGAGACACTGAAAGCCAAGCACAAGACCAGCGAGGGACTGTTCTGGCAGACAGCCTTCCAACCGGCCCTGACGCTGCTACTGGTGTCGATTACCGGCAATGACCTGACCACCGTGGCGGGCTGCTTCGCCATCAGCTACGGGCTGGCCATCGTCGGTTCGATATGGCGCGCCAACGTCAGCCTGCCCGCTTCGACAGCGGACACCGCACCGAGCTGGCGAGCCATGCTCACACTGTGCATTCCGCTGATGCTCATCGCCGTGATGAACAGCATCATCGAGTTGTCCGACACGCTGCTGCTCGGCGTACTGCGCTCGGCAAGCGAAGTCAGCATCTACTACATCGCCGCCAAGATCGCCGCCCTGTCGACGACCCTGCTGTTCATCATCAACGGCACCATCGGTCCGGACATAGCCAGACGCTGGGCCCAGCACGACCGCGCAGGCACCTTCGCCCTCGTCAGGAAATACGCTCGTTTCATGCTGGCGCTCGCGCTGATGATCCTGCTCGCCATCGGCCTGCTGCGCGAATACATCCTCGCCGTATTCGGCGCCGAATACCGTGAACAAGGCGTCTACCCGCTGCTGGTACTCGCGTTTGGTTATTTCTTCGTGCTGGCCGCCGGGCCGCTGGGCATCTTCATGACCATGACCGGCAACCATCGCCGCTACCTGCACAACAACATCGCCGCCTGCGTCATCAACGTGGCGCTCAACCTGATCCTGATCCCGCGCTACGGCGTCAATGGCGCCTGTATCGCCACCGCCGTGGCACTGACCCTGAAAAATGCCCTGCTCTACGTGCAGTTCAAACAAATCGAAAGGAGTCCGACGCCATGACTGACCGGGTAAACGTGATCGCTTACGGAGCCTATGACCGGCACAACTATGGCGACCTGCTCTTCGCAATCGTCCTCAAGCGCTACCTGGAGGCCGATGGCCGCTTCAATGTACTGGTCGCCGCGACCAAGAAGTCGGACCTTTCCAGCTATGGCGCACTGCCGACCATCCCGCTGAAAAAAGCGCTGGAGGCCACCCGGCAGCAGCCGAAAACCATGCTCGTCGTCGCTGGCGGCGAGTGCCTGACCGCCCAGTGGGAAAGCATCATCGGCTACCTCGCGCCGCAGGCCATCTACTACCCGATCAAGGCGAGCCCTTACCTGATCGGCCACCGGGCGTTCATCCGCCTGAGCCGGATGTTCACCTCGATCCCGTCGGACATCCCGCTGGTGCTGGGCGAGCGCGATCTGCCGGGCTACAAGGTCATGTACAACAGCGTGGGCGGTAACGAAATCAGCCGGAAGAAACCGCTGATCCATGAGGCGATCAAACGCAATCTCAAGGACTGCACCTACATATCCGTGCGTGATCGCGAAACCTCCGCCGAACTCGACAAGCTTGGCGTCGAACACAGCCTGGTACCTGACAGCGCCATCCTGATCTCGGACATTTTTCCGCAGGATCAGACAGCCGCGCCCGGCCATATCGTTTTCCACATTTCGGATCACCATGCCAAGCGACGCATCGAAGCGATCGCCCAGCAACTGACCGAACTCAACGTCAACACCGGATTGAAGATCGCACTGCTGACCATCGGCAAGGCGCCGGGCCATTCCGACGACGGCCCGCTGGACAAGCTGCACAGCCTGCTCGGCGACGAACGCGCCTACCGCGTCGACAGCGGCAACATCGAAGACATCATCCGCTGCATCGCCACCAGCAAGCTGTACTGCGGCACCAGCCTGCACGGCGCCATCACCGCGCTGGCCTACGCGGTACCCCAGATCGCCCTGTTGCCACAGCGTGTGATCAAGCTGTCCAGCTTTCTTGAAACCTGGGTACCCAAGCAATCATGCGGATTCGCAGAAGTCCCCCAGATCAGCCAGATCGGTACCAACCTGATCAACGCGTTCGGTGACAGCCAACGCGCGGAGCTACGCGCCGTGGTCGAGGCCATGAAAGGCCGCGTGCGCGCCAACCTCGACCACATGATCAAGCTGTACGAACAAGCGCCGGCACGCGGCGAACCCACCGCCCAGCGCCCCGAGACGCAAGCCGTGGCGGCCAACTGAGTCCCGCACCGACTCGAAACGACAAAGGCCCGCTGTGAGCGGGCCTTTTCATTGGTGCCGGTGAGAGGAGTCGAACCCCCGACCTTCGCATTACGAAAGATCGGCACCTGTGATCGCAAAAGCTGGGAGCCAGTAAACTCGGGCCTTCCAGCGCACCTAAGATGCCGTTCAGTGTGGCTCATGCCAGACTTCAGCCTATTTTGGGACACCACGTTGTTGCGTGTTGCGCAACATGCTAGGCTCAGCAAATGATCAAAACGTTCCAGCACAAAGGGCTTCGCAAGCTCTTCGAAACGGGCAGCACGGCCGGCGTACAGCCAGCCCATGCCAAGCGGCTACGGATGCAACTGGCGGCCCTGGATACGGCCATAACGATAGACGACATGGATATCCCAGGCTTCCGGCTGCACCCGCTCAAGGGCGAAATGCGAGGGCGCTGGTCGATCATGGTGAACGGCAACTGGCGGCTGACGTTCGAGTTTCGCGACGGAAACGCTTATGTCCTGGACTATGAGGATTACCACTGATGAACATGTACAACCCACCCCATCCTGGTGAGTTCATCACCGATATCTACCTGGAGCCGAACGGCATAAGCGGCCGCGAGCTGGCGGAAAAGCTAGGCGTTGCGCCCTCTACTCTGAGCCGCGTCTTGAAGGGCACCAGTCGGATTACGCCGGAAATGGCCCTGCGTCTGTCCGTAGCGATTGGCCGCTCGCCTGAGAGCTGGCTGGCTATGCAGGATGCCTATGATCTGTGGGTTGCCCGGAAACATGTGGATTTGCAGCATGTTGGTAAATTGGCTTTTGCCTAATTGAGCGAACATGACATTTGCAGTCCTGACGAGCATCGCGGCGTCAATGAAAGAGTTCAAACGAGACCCTATTGGTGTCGTCGAGAAAGCTGACGGTGAGGCTGTGCTTGTCATCGAACGAAACAAGCCGGCATTCTATGCCGTGCCCCCAGCTTTGTACGAGGCGATGATGAGTTCAGTTAATTTTCAATGCCCAGCCGCAACTCTAAAACCCCAGCAAAATTCCGGTACGCAGAAATAATTCAGCCCGTCTCCTTGAAATAAATCAGCCCCCTTAATAAAAACCATGCTAAATCAACACTGAAAATCACACCACCAAGGACGAACTCCATTATGAAGTGGAACCTAGCACTACCAACAATATCACTCTCGCTACTTATCGTGGGCTGCCAAGCAACTGCACCGACTGCAATTTCAGGGTCCCCTAGCGGAAAAACCGAAAAAGCTGAGTGCGGATTCTATCAAACCGACCAGCCAGAGTATGAGCTTACTCAACTCGCAAAACAGTACGTAACAAACTCCGTTCGATCAATTCCAAACGGAAGCCATGATCCACAATTCCGAAACAGCAATTACTTCAAGCCAGTGATTGAAAACACCTTTAAGTTCTCGCTCGATACTCAAAAACAAAATTTGTACAATGAACTCCAGAAAGATGACATTATCGAGCTAGACAATCAGCCATATGTTTATAGTGGCTATGAGATGGTCAAGATCGTTACATCGACATGCCAAGTATTTTGGTACGAACGTGGAAATTTTGCGTCTATAACACTAGATAATGTCCGAAGAGCTGATGGCAGAGAGCTGAGCTTGGACGACTACAAGTTCATTTTGGGCGAAAAGAACCTAAAGCCATTTCAGATTCCACCAGCAAAAATTGAAAATGACAAATTTAAGAACACAATTAAAATAACCGGCCTATATGACAACAACATGATGTTCAGAGCTTGGGGATCAACCAAGACAGGGAAGTTGAACGACTCAAACGTTCAGCTATACGCTGATGTTAAATTTCTCGAAAACTGGGCGCAGTTAGAGCAGGCTTACGACGAAAACGCAAATGAGAGAAAGCTGGTAAAGATCGACAAGGATGCTAATTGCAGCAACAAATATCTAGGGTGCCAACTTACTGAAACCGTTGGCGTTGAACTCCCAATCAACTACTTAAAAACGAAGCCAAATGGGTTTGAGTTAAAAGTATCAGGAAAACAGGAACGCATCCTTAAAATAGCTAGCTATCAAATAAAACAAATTCTTGATGCGGTCAAGAATTTGGAATAATTGGCTGATATGCAATGGAAACAGGCCAATTTATGATGGGCCTGGTTTCCTCTCTAAAGATCTGTAACAAAGCCCATCGTCGTCTTCTATAAAGCACTAACTCGATCTTCTAGCGAACCATCGCCGGGCCGCTTCGGCTGTTATTTGCTGCCCGCGTTTTGTCCTTCCAACTTTAGGTCCGCTTCGGCGTACGCCGGACTGATTTGGCCTTTGGTTAGATCTATTTCGCCTGTTCTCAACCACAAGCTGTATTGCTGATAAGCGTGCGCGATCATGTCCAGCTCAATCGTCCG is a genomic window of Stutzerimonas stutzeri containing:
- a CDS encoding HigA family addiction module antitoxin translates to MNMYNPPHPGEFITDIYLEPNGISGRELAEKLGVAPSTLSRVLKGTSRITPEMALRLSVAIGRSPESWLAMQDAYDLWVARKHVDLQHVGKLAFA